The window CAGGATGGTGGTGGGGCCCAGCGTGTTGTAGACGCGGGCGACGTCGCGCAGGTAGATGGGCGCGCCGTCAGCGGCGCCGGGGAAGAGCGCGACCGAGCCCAGATCCTCGGGGCTCCTGAACCGCTCGCGCGGGAACATGACGCGCAGGTCGTACTCCTTGTTGGCGGCAGTGAACTGCGTGGCTACCGTGCCGTCCAGCGCGGTGCGCAGCGTTTGGCCGACCGCCGCCACGCTCAGCCCGAGATAGGCCGCGCGCTCCCGCTCCAGCTCGATGGCGAGCTGCGGGCTGGCCTCGTCCGCCGATGGCTCGAGGTTCTCGAGGCCGGGCACGCCCCGCACGCGCGCCATGACTTCCTCGCCCATCCGCTGCAGCTCCTTCAGGTCATCGCCCTGGATGCTGAGCGCGATGGCCGAGCCGGCCGCCGAGGTGCGCAGGCCACGGATGCGCGGCGGCCGGACGTTGATGCGCGCGCCCGCAAAGCCGCGCTGGTTGATCCTGGCCTGCGCCTCCTGTACCCAGCGGTCGGCGCTCCACTCCCGCTCCGTGGGCGGTGCCAGCACCACCTCGATGTTGCCGCGACCCGCCCGCTCGCTGGTGAAGGACCCGAAGAGAAACCCGCCTGCAGTGGCGAACACGCTACGCACGTACGGCAGCTCCGCGACCAGGGCCTCGACCTCCCTGGTCACCTGGTTGGTGGCCCCGGCGGACGTGGCCGGCGGCAGGGTGATCATGATCCCGACGTTGCCGTCGTCGACCTGGGGCAGGAACTCGCTGCCCACTCCGCGGGTGAAGGCGAAGGTGGCGAGGAGCGCGGCGAGCGCGCCGCCCAGCACCGTCCAGCGCCAGCGGGCGACGACGCGGCCGGCTGCCCGCCGGTACCAATTCCGCAGCCCGCTTACCATATGATCGAAGCCGCGCAGCGCCGGGGAGCGCTGCAGCCCGCTCGAGAACCGGATCTTCGCGAGCTGCGCCGAGAGCGCGGGCACCAGTGTGAGCGCCACCAGCAGTGAGGCGAAGATGGCGAAGGAGATGGTCAGGATCAGCTCGCGGAAGATCAGCGCGGCCAGCCCACTGACCAGCAGGAAGGGCACGACGGCCGCCAGGTTTGTGGCCGTGGATGCAATCACCGCGCTCTGCACTTCGGCTGCGCCCTCGTGCGCGGCCTGCTCGGGGTCCTCGTTCCCCTCCTCGCGATGGCGGAAGACGTTCTCCAGCATGACAATCGAGTTGTCGATCAGCAGCCCCACGCCCAGGGCCAGCCCGCCCAGCGTCATGATGTTGAGCGTCAGGCTGCCCAGCCCCATCATGCCGAAGGTGGCCAGCACGGCCACCGGTATGGCCAGTCCGATCACGAACGTCTTGCGCAGCGAGCCCAGGAAGAGCAGCACCACCAGCATGGCCAGGCTCGCGCCCAGCAGGGCGGCGTTGCGCACCGAATTGACCGAGCTGCGGATGAAGCCCGCCTGGTTCTGGATCGTGCGGTACTCGATGTCGCCCGGGATAAAGCGCGAGGCCGCCAGCCGCCGCAGCCGCCCGTCCACCTGGTCCGCGACCCTGACCGTGTTGGCGTTGGGCTGCTTGCGCACCGACAGTTTTACCGCGGGCACGCCATCCAGCCGCACCCAGATCCGCTGCTCGCGGTGCGTGTCCCGCACACTCGCGACTTCGGACAGCGGAACGCGCCCGCCGCCCGGCACGCTGAGCAGCACCGAGCGCACGTCATCGACCGTGCGGAACTTGCCCGCCGTCTTGCCCACCACCTCGCGCGTGGCCGAGGCAACGCGGCCTGCCGCCACGTCCTGGTTGGCGGCGCGCACCGCCTCGATCACCTGCGACACGGTCAGGCCGTAGGAGCGCAGCCGCTCCTGGTCCAGCACCACCTGGATCTCGCGCACCAGCCCGCCCGAGACGTCGATCGAGGCCACGCCCTCGATGCTCAGGAGCTGCGGCCGCAGCCGGTACTCGACCCAGTCCCGCAGCGACACGAGGTCGCGCGTAGCCGAGGAGAAGGCCAGCTCGTAGACCGGCTGCTGCGAGGGGTCGAACTTGAAGATGGTGGGCGGGTCGGCTTCCTCCGGCAGAGACGCGCGCGCGCGGTCCAGATTCTTGGACGCGTCCTGCAGCGCGAAGTCCATGTCCGTGCCATAGGAGAAATGGAGGTTGACGCCCACGCGGCCCTCCTGCACCTCCGTCTCCAGCCGCACCAGATCCTCGGTGGTGGCCAGGGCCGCCTCCAGCCGTTTGGCCACCGTCTCCTCCAGCACCTCCGGCTCGACGCCACGGTTGGTGACCGAGGCGCGCACCTGCGGGTAGACAATGCTGGGGAGCAGGTCCAGCGGCAGCCTGGCCAGGAAAAAGAAGCCGAGCACGACCACGACCGAGGTGAGCATGACCGTGCCCACCGGCCGGCGGATGGCCCAGCTCGGCAGGCCGCGGTGGCGCAGGTCGCGGGGTCCGCTCACGGCGCCCCGCCCTCCCCCGCCGTGGAGCCGGCGGCGCGGGTGCCGGCGCCGCCCACCACGCGGACGGCCATCCCGTCCCGCAGCGTGTTGCTGCCCACAGTGACGACCTGCTCACCCTGCCGCAGTCCGGCCACGACCTCAATACGCCCTTGCGAGGACAGCCCGGTCTCGACCGTGCGGCGAACCGCCTTGCCGTCTTCCACCACGAACACCGCCTCCGACCCCCCGCCAGTCACGACTGCGGACGCGGGCACGAGCAGCGTGTTCTCGCGCGCGGACAGGGCGAAGGTAGCGCGGGCCAGGAACCCCGGGCGCGCCAGCCGGCTCGCCTCGCCGGCCAGCGCGACCTCGACCGGCACCAGCCGCGTGGCCGGGTCGGCCGAGGGGAAGATGCGCCGGATCCGGCCCTCGAGCGGGCGGCCGGGGAACGCGTCCAGCGCGACATCGACAGCGTCGCCGACCGCCAGCTCGACCACGTCCAGCTCCGAGACGCGCACGCGCACGACCATGGTGGAAACGTCGGCGATGGTGAACAGCCGCGTCTGCGGGGCGACGACGTCGCCCGCCTCGACCCGCTTCTCGGTCACCACGCCAGCCAGCGACGCGCGCACGGTGGCGTAGCCCACACGGGTGCGGAGCTGCTCGAGCTGCGCCCTGGCCGCCGCGTAAGCGGTGCGATCCCGCTCGTACTCGGGCACCGTGATGACCTGGCGCTCGCGCAGCCGCTCGGCTCGCTGGTGTGCCGACTCGGCGACCTGGTAGGACGCCTCCGCCGAGGCGAGCTGCGCTTGCAGCTCCCGGTCATCGAGCTGGGCCAGCACGGCGCCGCGCGTGACCGCGTCGCCCTCCTCGACGCGGACGGCCAGCAGCGCGCCCGCGAGCTGACTGTTCACGGCAACCGTGCGGATCGGCTCGACCGTGCCGGAGACGGTGAC is drawn from Gemmatimonadota bacterium and contains these coding sequences:
- a CDS encoding efflux RND transporter periplasmic adaptor subunit, whose amino-acid sequence is MSSRSPAPGGRPWAACRLALAPLLALLLTGGCRGGEDAASAAAQSAGGGRGGAGRGGAPDGMRVAVVEVAPVEAGSIARSVTVSGTVEPIRTVAVNSQLAGALLAVRVEEGDAVTRGAVLAQLDDRELQAQLASAEASYQVAESAHQRAERLRERQVITVPEYERDRTAYAAARAQLEQLRTRVGYATVRASLAGVVTEKRVEAGDVVAPQTRLFTIADVSTMVVRVRVSELDVVELAVGDAVDVALDAFPGRPLEGRIRRIFPSADPATRLVPVEVALAGEASRLARPGFLARATFALSARENTLLVPASAVVTGGGSEAVFVVEDGKAVRRTVETGLSSQGRIEVVAGLRQGEQVVTVGSNTLRDGMAVRVVGGAGTRAAGSTAGEGGAP
- a CDS encoding efflux RND transporter permease subunit codes for the protein MLTSVVVVLGFFFLARLPLDLLPSIVYPQVRASVTNRGVEPEVLEETVAKRLEAALATTEDLVRLETEVQEGRVGVNLHFSYGTDMDFALQDASKNLDRARASLPEEADPPTIFKFDPSQQPVYELAFSSATRDLVSLRDWVEYRLRPQLLSIEGVASIDVSGGLVREIQVVLDQERLRSYGLTVSQVIEAVRAANQDVAAGRVASATREVVGKTAGKFRTVDDVRSVLLSVPGGGRVPLSEVASVRDTHREQRIWVRLDGVPAVKLSVRKQPNANTVRVADQVDGRLRRLAASRFIPGDIEYRTIQNQAGFIRSSVNSVRNAALLGASLAMLVVLLFLGSLRKTFVIGLAIPVAVLATFGMMGLGSLTLNIMTLGGLALGVGLLIDNSIVMLENVFRHREEGNEDPEQAAHEGAAEVQSAVIASTATNLAAVVPFLLVSGLAALIFRELILTISFAIFASLLVALTLVPALSAQLAKIRFSSGLQRSPALRGFDHMVSGLRNWYRRAAGRVVARWRWTVLGGALAALLATFAFTRGVGSEFLPQVDDGNVGIMITLPPATSAGATNQVTREVEALVAELPYVRSVFATAGGFLFGSFTSERAGRGNIEVVLAPPTEREWSADRWVQEAQARINQRGFAGARINVRPPRIRGLRTSAAGSAIALSIQGDDLKELQRMGEEVMARVRGVPGLENLEPSADEASPQLAIELERERAAYLGLSVAAVGQTLRTALDGTVATQFTAANKEYDLRVMFPRERFRSPEDLGSVALFPGAADGAPIYLRDVARVYNTLGPTTILRENQNRVLRLTGDVIAQVASVGAVNDSIRARLAGLELPEGYGIVFGGEEEAIRENNRQLTIVILLAVFLVFVVMAVQYESLVNPLVILFVIPLSLIGVGLLLKATGTPLSAPVLLGVILLAGIVVNNAILLVEYTEQGRRTRGLTREQAVVEAGAVRLRPILMTTMTTACGMLPLALGIGQGSELMQPLAIAVVGGLTVSTLLTLFVVPSAYLILNRSAERFANWLRGSRPPVRPLAREPSRPVPVPLVGAGAGD